A DNA window from Anastrepha ludens isolate Willacy chromosome 6, idAnaLude1.1, whole genome shotgun sequence contains the following coding sequences:
- the LOC128868612 gene encoding uncharacterized protein LOC128868612 isoform X1 codes for MESHYLRATTSREYIDGGKSLADLHRDYMKEQAEKKQPAANLMMYSRIFNGEFNISFFSPKKDLCNLCESYKNAPEVPGTKEKNEKHQEEKRLSRESKEQDKRCVGDNFVLATFDLQAVMPSPRGNLSIFYYKSKINSYNFTICEVGNDSVECFFWHEGEGHRGANEIGSCILKYLEKKASEINNDNLEFTFYSDNCCGQNKNRYIIAMFMHAVKTLKIKAITHKFLICGHTQNEGDAAHSVIEKQIKKSLKSGPIIIPQQYVTIIRTAKKRGNPYQVNEMSHLDFFDLKHLSSMTGTNYAKDVTGNTIKMTDFKVLRFEKSRPDSFLFKLSYKDEFAEIEVRKRKPQSSSVTLKKAYSKKIVIEGKKKKTVWS; via the coding sequence ATGGAAAGCCATTACCTCCGTGCCACTACTTCCAGAGAGTACATAGATGGTGGTAAAAGTTTAGCTGACTTACATAGAGACTACATGAAAGAACAAGCCGAAAAAAAACAACCAGCAGCAAATCTTATGATGTACTCACGTATTTTTAATGGGgagtttaatatttcatttttttccccGAAAAAAGATTTATGCAATTTGTGCGAATCTTACAAAAACGCACCAGAAGTACCAGGCACAAAGGAAAAAAACGAGAAGCATCAGGAAGAAAAAAGGTTAAGTCGTGAATCTAAAGAACAGGATAAAAGATGTGTTGGTGATAATTTTGTTCTTGCAACTTTTGATCTTCAAGCGGTGATGCCGTCTCCTAGAGgaaatttatcaatattttattacaaatcgaaaataaattcttataattttacgATTTGCGAAGTTGGTAACGATTCTGTGGAATGTTTTTTTTGGCACGAGGGCGAAGGACATCGTGGTGCGAATGAAATCGGATCTTGCATATTAAAGTATCTGGAGAAGAAAGCTTCTGAAATTAATAATGACAATTTGGAATTCACGTTCTACTCGGACAACTGTTGCGGACAAAACAAGAATCGGTATATAATTGCAATGTTTATGCATGCagttaaaacactgaaaataaaAGCTATTACACACAAATTCTTGATTTGCGGCCATACTCAGAATGAGGGTGATGCAGCCCATTCTGTAATTGAGAAACAGATAAAAAAGTCACTCAAAAGTGGTCCAATTATTATTCCCCAACAGTATGTCACAATAATACGAACAGCCAAGAAGCGTGGAAATCCATATCAGGTGAACGAAATGAGTCATTTagatttctttgatttaaaacatttaagtaGTATGACAGGCACCAATTATGCTAAAGATGTGACTGGCAACACTATAAAAATGACTGATTTTAAAGTTCTGAGGTTTGAGAAGTCTAGACCAgattcatttcttttcaaactGTCATACAAGGACGAATTTGCAGAAATTGAAGTTCGAAAGAGAAAACCCCAATCTTCTTCTGTTACTCTGAAGAAAGCTTACTCTAAAAAAATAGTGatcgaaggaaaaaaaaagaagacTGTTTGGAGTTGA
- the LOC128868612 gene encoding uncharacterized protein LOC128868612 isoform X2, whose protein sequence is MDSSSRASRILRLCLEDENNTDTLETSVDIGSIEVQNPNYVELENIESGEPMQAAESSAVPDNLQQYTMEMDEKIDTKFVLRKIENGVVSKVSDHENLETVSDESNADLNLSDDSIADPSFSSSESTSSDESTSSNELTLSDESSPPSSSSKRGKKRVIRISARKKETAKRLRNMGKEYQSVSKTSKIIKAREILAPCTDKCKLSCSTKFSENQRKTIFNNYWALGNLEQQRSFIAGNIESIQPKYRYTRTENHRKLNNAFYFQIEAKKLRVCKLFFKNTLGINDRPIRTVLEKKRKWIS, encoded by the coding sequence ATGGATTCGTCTTCTCGAGCTTCGAGAATTTTACGATTGTGCTTGGAAGATGAGAATAACACCGATACCTTGGAAACATCTGTTGATATTGGGAGTATTGAAGTACAAAACCCCAATTATGTTGaacttgaaaatattgaatctgGGGAACCCATGCAAGCTGCTGAATCCTCGGCTGTTCCAGATAATTTACAGCAGTATACTATGGAAATGGACGAGAAAATAGATACAAAATTCGTcttaagaaaaatagaaaatggtGTAGTATCTAAAGTATCTGATcatgaaaatttagaaactgTATCAGATGAAAGCAATGCTGATTTAAACCTAAGCGATGATTCAATAGCCGACCCCAGCTTTTCTTCATCTGAGTCAACATCAAGTGATGAATCAACATCAAGTAATGAATTAACATTAAGTGACGAATCATCACCACCAAGTTCGTCTTCTAAACGTGGTAAGAAGAGAGTAATTAGAATTTCAGCAAGAAAAAAAGAGACAGCGAAACGACTCAGAAATATGGGAAAAGAATATCAATCCGTTTCCAAGACGTCCAAAATAATCAAAGCCAGAGAAATTTTAGCACCATGCACAGACAAATGCAAACTTTCATGCTCAACCAAGTTTTCAGAAAATCAAAGAAAGACCATTTTCAACAACTATTGGGCACTTGGCAACTTAGAACAACAACGATCTTTTATTGCTGGGAACATTGAAAGTATACAGCCCAAATATAGGTACACGCGCACGGAAAACCACAGAAAATTGAACAACGCATTCTACTTTCAGATAGAGGCAAAAAAATTGAGAGTTTGCAAACTATTCTTTAAGAATACGTTGGGAATCAACGACAGACCTATAAGaacagttttggaaaaaaaaagaaaatggatTTCTTAA